ATGCGGACGAACCCCTCGCGCTGGTCGACCTTCTCGGCGCGAGCCTCGAATCGTGCCTCGAACGCGTCTTCGTGCCCTTCGGCGACCGGGATGCGGTTGGCGACGACGAACATGGGTAAATCATCTCACGGAAAGAACAATAAGATATCGTCGGCGGGGCGCGACGCCCCGGTCGGTCAGTCGGCGCCGTGGGGCGGGACGTACCCGCATGCCGGGCAGCGATCGAGGTACGGTTGGTGGACGATTCCGCGACAGGTGGAACACGAATCACGCGTCATTACAACTCTAACAGCTACCATCCGGCATAAGCTTGTCCCGTGTCTGATAGTTTGTCCCGGCCGCCGCGTTCGCACGCCTCGCGGGTCACGGGCTGTCGTGGGTCGCCTGTCCCACCCGGCCCATGGCCGGTCGTCGGCCGACTCCCGTCCCGGGCTCAGGTCCAGGTCCACGAGTCCGGGCGGTTCGCGACCGACGCCTCGTCGGCGCCCTGTCGGTGCTGCTCCGGTTCGGCCTGCGACTGCATCTCCGTGGCCCGGTCGATCCAGATCTCGGCCCGGCGCTTCGAGACGCCGACCGCGGACGCGACGTGGTCCGGCCTGGCCATCGAGAGGCCGCCGAGCGTCGTGATGCCGGCAGACCGCAGCCGGTCGGCGTAGGTCGGGCCGAGCCCGTGTATCTCGGTCAGCTCCGACATCGCCCGGGCCCGGCGCTGCTCGACGGGCAGGTCCGACTCGTTCTCTGTCGTGGCGGGCTCGTCGACCTCGACCGGGGACGCGACCGGACCGTGGTCGACCTCGATGCCGATGCCCTCGCCGGTGGCCTCGCCCCAGGCGATCTCGTCGTCTCGCGAGGCGTGTCCGCCCACGACCGGCGCCGGTTCCGGCTCTCCGACGTCGAGGCTCGCCGCGACATCGTCGGGCACCACGAACTGCAGGTCGGCGTGTGGGACGAACCCCACCAGCTGCTTGCGTTTCTCGTCGTCGAAGAGGAGGACGCCCTCCTCGATGGCCTTGAAGTTCTCGCACGGGATGGATACGCCGCTCTTGGTTATCGCCTTCATAGCTCTCCCCGGGGAACGCGGTCCCCCGATGGTCCCCTAGAGGCGACGGACGGGCACAAGTCTACC
This window of the Haloarchaeobius amylolyticus genome carries:
- a CDS encoding helix-hairpin-helix domain-containing protein — translated: MKAITKSGVSIPCENFKAIEEGVLLFDDEKRKQLVGFVPHADLQFVVPDDVAASLDVGEPEPAPVVGGHASRDDEIAWGEATGEGIGIEVDHGPVASPVEVDEPATTENESDLPVEQRRARAMSELTEIHGLGPTYADRLRSAGITTLGGLSMARPDHVASAVGVSKRRAEIWIDRATEMQSQAEPEQHRQGADEASVANRPDSWTWT